The following are encoded together in the Halopiger aswanensis genome:
- a CDS encoding ABC transporter ATP-binding protein, with product MATIELNSLEKRYGDTLAVEDVSATIEDGELLCLLGPSGSGKSTTLRMIAGLETPTDGGIRIGDEDVTDQPAYDRNTATVFQDWALFPHKTVLENVAFGLKMHDVPKDERRERARAMLERVEMGDYGDQDPTNLSGGQKQRVALARSLAVEPDVLLLDEPLSNLDKRLSEDMQIELREIHEDVETTFVHVTHDQDEAFTLADRIGIMADGELVQIGDPHDVYENPKNRFVEGFLGDTNFVSGEVTDSTADGVRIATELEETLEISTGDETLSGGERVTLSLRPEVLSIEAAADATPVANEAQPIADGGSQTATVGTVENVIYRGSTVRYAVDVDGSSLFVERSVADAGSFDAGDEIRIGWDETDVLAFREDGRRIEHRG from the coding sequence ATGGCTACAATCGAACTCAACAGCCTCGAGAAGCGCTACGGCGACACGCTCGCGGTCGAGGACGTCTCGGCGACCATCGAGGACGGCGAACTGCTCTGTCTGCTCGGGCCGAGCGGCAGCGGCAAGTCGACGACGCTGCGGATGATCGCCGGCCTCGAGACACCGACCGACGGCGGGATCCGGATCGGCGACGAGGACGTGACCGACCAGCCCGCCTACGACCGAAACACCGCAACGGTGTTCCAGGACTGGGCGCTGTTCCCCCACAAGACGGTGCTGGAGAACGTCGCGTTCGGGCTGAAGATGCACGACGTGCCGAAGGACGAACGTCGCGAGCGAGCCCGAGCGATGCTCGAGCGCGTCGAGATGGGCGACTACGGCGATCAGGACCCGACGAATCTGAGCGGCGGGCAGAAACAGCGCGTCGCGCTCGCGCGCTCGCTGGCCGTCGAACCCGACGTTCTGCTGCTCGACGAGCCGCTATCGAACCTCGACAAGCGGCTCAGCGAGGACATGCAGATCGAACTCCGGGAGATCCACGAGGACGTCGAGACGACGTTCGTCCACGTCACCCACGACCAGGACGAGGCGTTCACGCTGGCCGACCGGATCGGCATCATGGCCGACGGCGAACTCGTCCAGATCGGCGATCCTCACGACGTCTACGAGAACCCCAAAAACCGGTTCGTCGAGGGGTTCCTCGGCGACACCAACTTCGTCTCGGGCGAGGTCACGGACTCGACCGCCGACGGCGTCCGCATCGCGACGGAACTCGAGGAGACGCTCGAGATTTCGACCGGCGACGAGACGCTTTCCGGCGGGGAGCGCGTAACGCTGTCGCTGCGTCCCGAAGTGCTCTCGATCGAGGCGGCCGCTGATGCGACACCGGTCGCGAACGAGGCACAGCCGATCGCCGACGGCGGGTCGCAAACTGCAACCGTCGGGACGGTCGAGAACGTCATCTACCGCGGCTCGACGGTCCGTTACGCGGTCGACGTCGACGGCAGTTCGCTGTTCGTCGAGCGCAGCGTCGCCGACGCGGGGTCGTTCGACGCCGGCGACGAGATCCGCATCGGGTGGGACGAAACCGACGTGCTCGCGTTCCGCGAGGACGGGCGCCGCATCGAACACCGCGGATAA
- a CDS encoding ABC transporter permease, whose product MRNARERLGTAAFRLGYAAIVAFLLLPLLVVVVTSFSASSQLVFPPESYSMASYLAFFENDAWLEAFDNSLIVGLGTTVVATSLGVTAAFGQELDDGAAGRVLVPLVLLPLLIPPVIFGVTLLVYFNELGLQDTYLSLILAHTLWATPLVYFVMRSVFSRFDWQQLDAARDLGAGPVRSFVHVVLPNVKHGIFVGALLAFIISLQEFVMALFLSGDSTATIPVVAWNTLRDSLDPMVSVVSTFLILISLIALLVAVIATNLQWVAKQLS is encoded by the coding sequence ATGCGTAACGCCCGCGAGCGACTCGGTACCGCCGCGTTCCGACTCGGCTACGCGGCCATCGTGGCGTTCCTGCTGCTCCCGCTGCTCGTGGTCGTCGTGACGTCGTTCTCGGCCTCGAGCCAGCTGGTCTTCCCGCCGGAGAGCTACTCGATGGCGTCGTACCTCGCGTTCTTCGAAAACGACGCGTGGCTCGAGGCGTTCGACAACAGCCTGATCGTGGGCCTCGGCACGACGGTCGTCGCGACGAGCCTCGGCGTGACGGCGGCGTTCGGGCAGGAACTCGACGACGGCGCGGCCGGCCGCGTGCTGGTCCCGCTCGTGCTCCTGCCGCTGCTGATCCCGCCGGTCATCTTCGGGGTCACGCTGCTGGTCTACTTCAACGAACTCGGGCTGCAGGACACCTACCTGAGCCTCATCCTCGCGCACACGCTGTGGGCGACGCCGCTCGTGTACTTCGTCATGCGATCGGTGTTCAGCCGCTTCGACTGGCAGCAGTTGGACGCGGCTCGAGACCTCGGCGCCGGGCCGGTTCGATCGTTCGTCCACGTCGTCCTGCCGAACGTCAAGCACGGCATCTTCGTCGGCGCACTGCTGGCCTTCATCATCAGCTTACAGGAGTTCGTGATGGCGCTGTTCCTCTCTGGCGACAGCACGGCGACCATCCCGGTCGTCGCCTGGAACACGCTGCGGGACTCGCTGGACCCGATGGTCAGCGTCGTCTCGACGTTCCTGATCCTCATCTCGCTGATCGCACTGCTGGTCGCCGTCATCGCGACGAACCTGCAGTGGGTCGCGAAGCAACTGTCCTGA
- a CDS encoding S8 family peptidase, giving the protein MQPNDPRDGTDSDREYNRRTILTGAGSLSIGGLLASSGVVSADDENGREPGPKEDELIVGISPSASDIEREALAAVPGDARVEHTNEVINYAVVSFPSEAPDFARETFIEAITANEYVEYAEPNATMESFVTPNDPYYGSQHAPSQIGCSEAWETTYGDGDVTISIVDQGIQYDHPALADNMDDSVPNHGNVFTGYGSDPYPVAGDEQHGTHVGGIAAGGTDDGTGHAGISNCSLLSARALDRSGQGALSDIADAIQWSVDAGADIINLSLGATSGYYTLRSACDYAANNGVLLVGATGNSGANSVAYPAAYDDVMAVTAVTSNDSLASFSNTGSRVDITAPGTRVLSAVPWNSYGRMSGTSMAAPVVSGVAGLVLSAYPDLSGSELRQHLKDTAVDVGLSSYAQGAGRVNAAAAVNTVPDGYDGEQGTGDEPQEDEQNDDTDDSDDSDGDESEGHLLAFVTEPDASLAEYEFTADGPVEITDAPYDSPSGRSIGGNGNDTITESDGTYRVSGLTGGGYGDAFRVDGAVTSIDIDQPDVMWVELEGEEKSVEEVIRETGGGPDEDENEDDGETDEPTCGDETITASADGTLDGSGWWGESDRYTYSLHTENPCSATLELEVPDKASFNLYVTLDGRRPSRWDYDESTSGDGEPITVSLEGDEQFGLQVHAVSGNSDYTLSIEELGL; this is encoded by the coding sequence ATGCAACCGAACGATCCGCGGGACGGGACCGACTCCGACCGCGAATACAATCGCCGAACGATCCTCACCGGTGCCGGGTCGCTCTCGATCGGCGGCCTGCTCGCCTCGAGCGGCGTCGTCAGCGCCGACGACGAGAACGGCCGCGAACCCGGACCGAAAGAGGACGAACTCATCGTCGGCATCTCGCCGTCGGCGTCGGACATCGAGCGGGAAGCGCTCGCAGCGGTGCCCGGCGACGCGAGGGTCGAACACACGAACGAGGTCATCAACTACGCAGTCGTTTCCTTCCCGTCGGAGGCGCCGGATTTCGCCCGCGAGACGTTCATCGAAGCGATCACGGCCAACGAGTACGTCGAGTACGCGGAACCGAACGCGACGATGGAGTCGTTCGTCACGCCGAACGACCCCTACTACGGCTCCCAGCACGCGCCCAGCCAGATCGGCTGCAGCGAGGCCTGGGAGACGACCTACGGCGACGGGGACGTCACGATCTCCATCGTCGACCAAGGGATCCAGTACGACCACCCGGCGCTGGCGGACAACATGGACGACAGCGTTCCGAACCACGGGAACGTGTTCACCGGCTACGGCAGCGATCCGTACCCGGTCGCCGGCGACGAGCAACACGGCACTCACGTCGGCGGCATCGCCGCCGGCGGGACGGACGACGGGACCGGCCACGCGGGGATCAGCAACTGTTCGCTGCTGTCGGCTCGCGCCCTCGACCGGAGCGGACAGGGGGCGCTCTCCGATATCGCCGACGCGATCCAGTGGTCGGTCGACGCCGGCGCGGACATCATCAACCTCTCGCTGGGTGCGACCAGCGGCTACTACACGCTCCGGTCGGCCTGCGACTACGCGGCCAACAACGGCGTCCTGCTCGTCGGTGCGACCGGCAACTCGGGCGCCAACAGCGTCGCCTACCCGGCGGCCTACGACGACGTGATGGCCGTCACCGCGGTCACCAGCAACGACTCGCTGGCGTCGTTCTCGAACACCGGCTCTCGAGTGGACATCACCGCCCCCGGGACGCGGGTCCTCTCGGCCGTTCCCTGGAACAGCTACGGGCGCATGTCGGGCACCTCGATGGCCGCACCGGTGGTCTCCGGCGTCGCCGGCCTCGTGCTGTCGGCCTACCCCGATCTCTCGGGTAGCGAACTCCGCCAGCATCTGAAAGACACCGCCGTCGACGTCGGGCTCTCGTCGTACGCACAGGGTGCCGGCAGAGTCAACGCTGCCGCCGCGGTCAACACCGTCCCGGACGGTTACGACGGCGAGCAGGGTACCGGCGACGAGCCTCAGGAGGACGAGCAGAACGACGATACCGACGACTCCGACGACTCCGACGGCGACGAGAGCGAGGGGCACCTCCTCGCGTTCGTCACCGAACCCGACGCCTCCCTCGCGGAGTACGAGTTCACCGCCGACGGCCCCGTCGAGATCACCGACGCGCCCTACGACTCCCCATCGGGCCGGAGCATCGGCGGCAACGGCAACGACACGATCACCGAGTCCGACGGAACCTACCGAGTCAGCGGCCTCACCGGCGGCGGCTACGGCGACGCCTTCCGCGTCGACGGCGCCGTCACCTCGATCGATATCGACCAGCCCGACGTGATGTGGGTCGAACTCGAGGGCGAGGAGAAGTCGGTCGAGGAGGTTATCAGGGAGACGGGCGGCGGACCTGACGAGGACGAGAACGAAGACGACGGTGAAACGGACGAACCGACCTGCGGCGACGAAACCATCACCGCCAGCGCCGACGGCACCCTCGACGGCAGCGGCTGGTGGGGCGAGAGCGACCGGTACACGTACTCGCTGCACACCGAGAACCCCTGCTCGGCGACGCTCGAGCTCGAGGTGCCCGACAAGGCCTCGTTCAACCTCTACGTAACTCTCGACGGCCGCCGCCCCTCGCGGTGGGATTACGACGAGAGTACGTCCGGCGACGGTGAGCCGATCACGGTCTCGCTCGAAGGCGACGAGCAGTTCGGGCTGCAGGTGCACGCCGTCTCGGGTAACAGCGACTACACGCTGTCGATCGAAGAACTCGGTCTGTAG
- a CDS encoding ABC transporter substrate-binding protein, with translation MAADPARVAETSGCESNHESSTDVETGTKSSSRSLSRRRALSGVAAGSMTALAGCAKIFGSDTTSSDDVLDVCVWSGNYYDRFEESVVPLYEDEYGVDVQLHGGWNDILVDIRQSSGEPPYDVTVADGYFYHVGRQEGLFEPIREDNVSNLDAAIDHYTEIRTTEYGVPVDGAPCNIIYREDMDFEPETWADLGADPVDNSTGIGIDTGFWWFPVHAAAVGMDDRELAGELYEESLHDAVFDELRSWNINSWASSGQDIWQAFDDGTIDVAQWYFEQTAYDIDDHDGITHTLPEETTGYLNNWCVVDGTERRDQAEEFLDFLLAAETQTTWSESSPALFCNAEMEYANDLGEQLPTTSEEAQQIAFPDWGYLEDYYETFDEEYSAIRTDN, from the coding sequence ATGGCTGCCGACCCAGCACGGGTTGCAGAAACCAGCGGCTGCGAGTCGAATCACGAGTCTTCAACTGATGTCGAAACGGGTACTAAATCGTCATCTCGCTCTCTCTCACGTCGCCGCGCACTGTCCGGCGTTGCCGCCGGATCGATGACCGCGCTCGCCGGCTGCGCGAAAATCTTCGGTAGCGACACGACGAGTTCGGACGACGTGCTCGACGTCTGCGTCTGGAGCGGCAACTACTACGATCGGTTCGAGGAATCGGTCGTGCCGCTGTACGAGGACGAGTACGGCGTCGACGTCCAACTACACGGCGGCTGGAACGACATTCTCGTCGACATCCGCCAGTCGAGCGGCGAACCGCCGTACGACGTGACCGTCGCGGACGGCTACTTCTACCACGTCGGTCGGCAGGAAGGGCTCTTCGAGCCGATCCGCGAGGACAACGTGTCGAACCTGGACGCGGCGATCGACCACTACACCGAGATCCGAACGACGGAGTACGGCGTCCCGGTCGACGGCGCGCCCTGCAACATCATCTACCGCGAGGACATGGACTTCGAGCCCGAAACGTGGGCCGATCTCGGCGCCGATCCCGTCGATAACAGCACGGGTATCGGGATCGACACCGGCTTCTGGTGGTTCCCCGTCCACGCCGCCGCGGTCGGCATGGACGACCGCGAGCTCGCAGGCGAACTCTACGAGGAGTCGCTCCACGATGCGGTCTTCGACGAACTCCGGAGCTGGAACATCAACAGCTGGGCCAGTTCGGGCCAGGACATCTGGCAGGCGTTCGACGACGGCACCATCGACGTCGCCCAGTGGTACTTCGAGCAGACGGCCTACGACATCGACGACCACGACGGGATCACCCACACGCTCCCCGAGGAGACGACCGGCTACCTGAACAACTGGTGCGTCGTCGACGGGACCGAACGCCGCGATCAGGCCGAGGAGTTCCTCGACTTCCTGCTCGCCGCCGAGACGCAGACGACGTGGTCCGAGTCCAGCCCCGCCCTCTTCTGTAACGCGGAGATGGAGTACGCCAACGACCTGGGCGAGCAACTGCCGACGACGAGCGAGGAAGCCCAGCAAATCGCCTTCCCCGACTGGGGCTACCTCGAGGACTACTACGAGACGTTCGACGAGGAGTACAGCGCGATTCGGACGGACAACTAG
- a CDS encoding helix-turn-helix domain-containing protein, producing MGGRGPKRELAEKIAGEITLSDDPGATLRKWRTDFDVSQTDLAEELGVSSSVISDYESGRRESPGIGVVGRLVEGLLAIDERRGGDRIRQYGRVLSAGFDSDVVLDLREYATSIPLATLYDDIDATEIATGDTDRVSGHTVIDSIEAITRLSSEEFFRLYGQSTNRVLVFTGVTRGESPLVALRVVNPTPNAVVLHGLDEEDLWPHAADLARIDGYSLAVSNAPLDDLLDRLVSLE from the coding sequence ATGGGCGGACGTGGGCCGAAACGCGAACTCGCGGAGAAGATAGCCGGGGAGATCACGCTGAGCGACGATCCCGGCGCCACGTTGCGCAAGTGGCGAACCGATTTCGACGTCTCGCAGACAGACCTCGCCGAAGAGTTGGGGGTCTCCTCGTCGGTCATTTCGGACTACGAGAGCGGCCGCCGGGAGAGTCCGGGTATCGGCGTCGTCGGACGGCTCGTCGAGGGACTGCTCGCGATCGACGAACGGCGCGGCGGCGACCGCATTCGCCAGTACGGCCGCGTCCTCTCGGCCGGGTTCGACAGCGACGTCGTCCTCGACCTGCGCGAGTACGCGACCTCGATTCCCCTCGCGACGCTCTACGACGATATCGACGCCACTGAAATCGCAACCGGCGACACCGACCGCGTCAGCGGCCACACGGTCATCGACAGCATCGAGGCGATCACCCGCCTCTCGAGCGAGGAATTCTTCCGACTGTACGGCCAGAGTACGAACCGCGTCCTGGTGTTTACGGGCGTCACTCGCGGCGAATCGCCGCTGGTCGCCCTACGGGTCGTCAATCCGACGCCCAACGCGGTCGTCCTCCACGGCCTCGACGAGGAGGATCTGTGGCCCCACGCGGCCGATCTCGCCCGGATCGACGGCTACTCGCTGGCAGTATCGAACGCGCCGCTCGACGACCTGCTCGATCGGCTCGTCTCGCTCGAGTAA
- the gcvH gene encoding glycine cleavage system protein GcvH, with amino-acid sequence MSFDVPDDRRYLESHEWALETDGVVRVGISDFAQDELGDVVFVELPDEGDEVEQEAEFGVIESIKAVSDLYAPVSGEVVSVHEDLFDAPELVNEDPFGEGWMLEIEPDDTAELEELLSADEYEDQIA; translated from the coding sequence ATGAGCTTCGACGTTCCCGACGATCGACGGTATCTGGAATCGCACGAGTGGGCACTCGAGACTGACGGCGTCGTCCGCGTCGGTATCTCCGACTTCGCGCAGGACGAACTCGGCGACGTGGTCTTCGTCGAACTCCCCGACGAGGGCGACGAGGTCGAACAGGAGGCGGAGTTCGGCGTCATCGAATCGATCAAAGCCGTCTCCGACCTCTACGCGCCCGTCAGCGGCGAGGTCGTCTCGGTCCACGAGGACCTGTTCGACGCGCCCGAACTCGTCAACGAGGATCCCTTCGGCGAGGGCTGGATGCTCGAGATCGAGCCGGACGATACGGCCGAACTCGAGGAACTGCTCTCGGCCGACGAGTACGAGGACCAGATCGCCTGA
- the gcvT gene encoding glycine cleavage system aminomethyltransferase GcvT — translation MPLQTPPLRGIHDERGAKFTEFGGWDMPVEFDSIRTEHAAVREDVGIFDVSHMGQIHVTGPDATELMQRLTTNDVSRLSVGDAQYAAITDEDGTIIDDTVIYRLPDEGGEATYLFIPNAGTDESTHERWISYRNEWDLEATVDNRTDEYAMFAVQGPNAATLVDDVVDTADTADAIDGSVTDLSRFEATESTIDGVECWTARTGYTGEDGFELLVPWTEAERIWSAFDCQPCGLGARDTLRIEAGLLLAGQDFNPEDNPRTPYEAGIGFTVDLETEFVGRDALAEIEAEGVEEQLVGFQLIDRGVPRHGYDITNPESRVIGTVTSGTMSPTLEQAIGLGYVPVEYADPGTTLQVVVRGQSKKARVEQTPFIDTQ, via the coding sequence ATGCCGCTTCAGACGCCGCCGTTACGTGGGATCCACGACGAGCGCGGAGCGAAGTTTACGGAGTTTGGCGGCTGGGACATGCCGGTCGAGTTCGACTCGATCCGAACGGAACACGCGGCCGTCCGCGAGGATGTCGGCATCTTCGACGTCTCGCACATGGGCCAGATTCACGTCACCGGCCCGGACGCGACGGAACTGATGCAGCGGCTCACGACCAACGACGTGAGCCGCCTCAGCGTCGGCGACGCCCAGTACGCCGCGATCACCGACGAGGACGGCACCATCATCGACGATACGGTGATCTACCGGCTGCCGGACGAGGGCGGGGAGGCGACGTACCTCTTCATCCCGAACGCCGGCACCGACGAGTCGACCCACGAACGCTGGATCAGCTACCGTAACGAATGGGACCTCGAGGCGACCGTCGACAACCGAACGGACGAGTACGCGATGTTCGCCGTGCAGGGGCCGAACGCGGCTACCCTGGTGGACGACGTCGTCGATACCGCCGACACAGCTGACGCCATCGACGGCTCGGTGACGGACCTCTCGCGGTTCGAGGCGACGGAGTCGACGATCGACGGCGTCGAGTGCTGGACCGCCCGCACGGGCTACACCGGCGAGGACGGCTTCGAACTGCTCGTCCCGTGGACCGAGGCCGAGCGCATCTGGTCGGCCTTCGACTGTCAGCCCTGCGGGCTCGGCGCGCGAGACACGCTCCGTATCGAGGCCGGCCTCCTACTCGCCGGCCAGGATTTCAACCCCGAAGACAACCCGCGGACGCCCTACGAGGCCGGCATCGGCTTCACGGTCGACCTCGAGACGGAGTTCGTCGGCCGCGACGCCCTCGCCGAGATCGAGGCGGAGGGCGTCGAGGAGCAACTCGTCGGCTTCCAGTTGATCGACCGCGGCGTTCCACGGCACGGCTACGACATCACGAATCCGGAGAGTCGGGTCATCGGCACGGTCACCAGCGGCACGATGAGTCCGACCTTAGAGCAGGCGATCGGCCTCGGCTACGTCCCGGTCGAGTACGCTGACCCGGGCACGACGCTGCAGGTCGTCGTCCGCGGCCAGTCGAAAAAGGCACGAGTCGAGCAGACGCCATTTATCGACACGCAGTAA
- a CDS encoding competence/damage-inducible protein A has translation MNVAIVSVGDELLAGTTTNTNAAWLAGRLTERGSTVGRILTIPDDRAEIADYVGRWRDEFDAVIVTGGIGGTPDDITVEAVAEGLARDLVVHERIYDDLREKAAAFREENPEMVEEYDLELDLEAAASLPEGATPIVVDEAWAPGCVVENVYVFAGIPEEMQAMFREVEAEFRGDATARTIYTPAPEGSLHGVLERAGDEFDVTVGSYPRGESRPGRIRVTGTDESTVDAAIEWLRERVETTAPPSESD, from the coding sequence ATGAACGTCGCGATCGTCTCGGTCGGCGACGAACTGCTCGCAGGAACGACGACGAACACGAACGCCGCCTGGCTGGCCGGGCGCCTCACCGAGCGCGGCAGCACCGTCGGCCGAATCCTGACGATCCCCGACGACCGCGCCGAAATCGCCGACTACGTCGGCCGGTGGCGCGACGAGTTCGACGCCGTCATCGTCACCGGCGGCATCGGCGGCACGCCCGACGATATCACCGTCGAAGCCGTCGCCGAGGGGCTAGCTCGGGACCTCGTCGTCCACGAGCGGATTTACGACGATCTCCGCGAGAAGGCGGCCGCGTTCCGCGAGGAAAACCCCGAAATGGTCGAAGAGTACGACCTCGAGTTGGATCTCGAGGCCGCCGCCTCCCTCCCTGAAGGCGCGACGCCGATCGTCGTCGACGAGGCGTGGGCGCCGGGGTGTGTCGTCGAGAACGTCTACGTCTTCGCGGGCATCCCCGAGGAGATGCAGGCGATGTTCCGCGAGGTCGAAGCCGAGTTCCGCGGCGACGCGACCGCGCGAACGATCTACACGCCGGCGCCGGAGGGATCGCTCCACGGCGTCCTCGAGCGCGCCGGCGACGAGTTCGACGTAACCGTCGGTAGCTACCCGCGCGGCGAGTCGCGGCCGGGCCGGATCCGCGTTACGGGGACCGACGAGTCGACGGTCGACGCGGCGATCGAGTGGCTGCGCGAGCGCGTCGAGACGACGGCGCCGCCGTCGGAGTCGGACTAG
- a CDS encoding EamA family transporter — translation MASVAIALALATLLLFGGWAVAADVATRSLSAVNAVLLSYVASIGLVGGYAVLSRRPIAGTSTDIAFALGSGVFLAAGTLAFYAALTRGSMAVVSAIAGLYFVVPVVVGVVYFETALSTANVVGFALAVVAVVLIAS, via the coding sequence ATGGCGAGTGTAGCGATAGCGTTGGCACTTGCGACCTTACTGTTGTTCGGCGGCTGGGCGGTCGCGGCGGACGTCGCGACGCGGTCGCTGTCGGCCGTGAACGCGGTCCTGCTGTCGTACGTGGCGAGTATCGGACTCGTCGGCGGATACGCGGTCCTGTCGCGACGTCCGATCGCCGGAACGAGTACCGACATCGCGTTCGCGTTGGGGTCGGGCGTGTTTCTCGCGGCCGGGACCCTCGCGTTCTACGCGGCGCTGACGCGGGGGAGTATGGCGGTCGTCTCGGCCATCGCCGGCCTCTACTTCGTCGTCCCCGTCGTCGTCGGCGTCGTCTACTTCGAAACGGCACTGAGCACCGCGAACGTCGTCGGGTTCGCGCTCGCGGTCGTCGCTGTCGTTCTCATCGCCTCCTGA
- a CDS encoding GIDE domain-containing protein, with protein sequence MSTASLTPLPAATITGIDVLVLLLLLHLWLLVVGLAVWNDEAQTGVAWVDQRIHMSNRLYGALMFLAVVVVWLPFTLGGYPFGANNPFGRSRTVLIPVAAGGLLVGSGFYFLGGVITNVRSYLAFRLTDPVDAETVDSSRVRITGEIVPADDPLEAPLSGSDAVCYQLSQTQVAFEDSLETDAGAGAATTGLLSSLVDGTERVADRRRPFWLRDDTGRVLVDPGGAELRLERTASQPVATDERPPEPIATRLREAVDDGDERRDQDRVYHEAVLEPGATVSVLGVAVAPEDRAVAGESGDNSNVPLITAGESSSEFIISPVRADGIDRHYLVTLFGCALAALASIGSGFGLLWLLAGY encoded by the coding sequence ATGTCGACCGCCTCGCTGACGCCGCTCCCTGCTGCGACGATCACCGGCATCGACGTGCTCGTCTTGCTCTTGCTCCTCCATCTCTGGCTGCTCGTCGTCGGACTGGCCGTCTGGAACGACGAGGCCCAGACGGGTGTCGCGTGGGTCGATCAGCGGATCCACATGAGCAACCGGCTCTACGGCGCGTTGATGTTCCTCGCGGTGGTGGTCGTCTGGCTCCCCTTCACGCTGGGCGGCTACCCGTTCGGAGCGAACAACCCCTTCGGACGGTCGCGAACCGTGCTCATCCCCGTCGCGGCCGGCGGATTGCTGGTCGGCAGCGGCTTCTACTTCCTCGGCGGGGTCATCACTAACGTCCGCTCGTATCTCGCGTTCCGGCTAACCGACCCGGTCGACGCCGAGACAGTCGACTCGAGCCGCGTCCGGATAACGGGTGAGATCGTACCGGCAGACGACCCGCTCGAGGCGCCGCTCTCGGGTAGTGACGCGGTCTGTTACCAGCTGTCCCAGACTCAGGTCGCGTTCGAGGACTCGCTCGAGACCGACGCGGGTGCCGGCGCAGCGACGACGGGGCTGCTCTCGTCGCTGGTCGACGGGACCGAACGCGTCGCGGACCGCCGCCGGCCGTTCTGGCTCCGGGACGACACTGGCCGCGTGCTCGTCGATCCGGGCGGGGCCGAACTGCGCCTCGAGCGGACCGCGTCTCAACCCGTAGCCACCGATGAACGGCCACCGGAGCCGATCGCGACGCGGCTCCGCGAGGCGGTCGACGACGGTGACGAGCGACGCGATCAGGATCGAGTGTACCACGAGGCGGTGCTCGAGCCGGGGGCAACCGTCTCCGTGCTCGGTGTCGCGGTCGCACCCGAGGACCGAGCGGTGGCAGGCGAGAGCGGCGACAACAGCAACGTGCCGCTGATAACTGCCGGTGAGTCCTCGAGCGAGTTCATCATCTCCCCTGTCCGTGCGGACGGGATCGATCGCCACTATCTCGTGACCCTCTTCGGCTGTGCGCTCGCGGCACTCGCTTCGATCGGCAGCGGGTTCGGACTCCTCTGGCTGCTTGCAGGATACTAA
- a CDS encoding ABC transporter permease, translating to MSGTHTSTAADAGTGSGVLERLRAPLAAAPSSRRALLLMAPLLVFEALIFVVPFLMLLRISFAEGATAAAYQPGTWSLEAYTSVLGSGLAWDVIQYSFAIGAAVTVITIALGLCYAYAIWRANGVVQSILLFSVVLPLLTTLVVKTYAFRPLLTPEGTLNDVLMGLHVISEPVSIVPGTAGAIIGQVYIVLPYAVLAIYSVMATMDWQLVEAARDLGASRPRSVLEVVVPRAMPGIIVATVISFAWSVGAYAAPFLLAGGDISFAVRVEKQLLQNFQWPEATALSVIMIVLMLVSIAAIVGVLSRFGGEFDYA from the coding sequence ATGTCGGGAACCCACACATCCACGGCCGCGGATGCCGGTACCGGTAGCGGCGTCCTCGAGCGACTCCGCGCGCCGCTGGCTGCGGCTCCGAGTTCCCGCCGAGCGCTGCTGTTGATGGCGCCGCTGCTCGTTTTCGAGGCGCTGATCTTCGTCGTCCCGTTCCTCATGCTGTTGCGGATCAGCTTCGCCGAGGGGGCGACGGCCGCGGCCTACCAGCCCGGCACCTGGTCGCTCGAGGCGTACACGAGCGTGCTCGGGAGCGGCCTCGCGTGGGACGTCATCCAGTATTCGTTCGCGATCGGCGCCGCGGTGACGGTCATCACGATCGCGCTCGGCCTGTGTTACGCGTACGCGATTTGGCGAGCCAACGGTGTCGTCCAGTCGATTCTACTGTTTTCCGTCGTGCTCCCGCTGTTGACCACGCTGGTCGTCAAGACGTACGCGTTCCGACCGCTGTTGACGCCCGAAGGGACGCTCAACGACGTGCTGATGGGACTGCACGTGATCTCGGAACCCGTTTCGATCGTCCCCGGAACGGCCGGCGCGATCATCGGCCAGGTCTACATCGTGCTGCCCTACGCCGTGCTGGCAATCTACAGCGTCATGGCGACGATGGATTGGCAACTGGTCGAGGCCGCCCGCGACCTCGGTGCCAGCCGACCACGGTCCGTTCTCGAGGTCGTCGTCCCCCGCGCCATGCCCGGGATCATCGTCGCGACGGTGATTTCTTTCGCCTGGAGCGTCGGCGCCTACGCCGCGCCGTTCCTGCTGGCCGGCGGCGACATCTCCTTCGCCGTCCGCGTGGAGAAACAACTGCTCCAGAACTTCCAGTGGCCCGAGGCGACGGCGCTCTCGGTCATCATGATCGTTCTGATGCTCGTGAGCATCGCCGCGATCGTCGGCGTGCTCAGCCGCTTCGGAGGTGAGTTCGACTATGCGTAA